The Sulfurimonas lithotrophica genome includes a region encoding these proteins:
- a CDS encoding NAD(P)H-dependent oxidoreductase, producing the protein MENKFLDAMMLRHACKEFDYTKKISEKDFNDILEIGRLSPSSFGFEPWKFLVIQNKALREKIKEFTWGAQGTLPTASHFVIILARKKRGMIYNSDYIQHMMKDIHKLPADAVQMRGQFYEKFQKEDFNLLENDRAIFDWASKQTYIAMANMMSGAAYMGIDSCPIEGFKAQKAEEFLTKELGLDTNEFGVSVMVAFGYRKNEQNVKSRQSLDDIVEIFD; encoded by the coding sequence ATGGAAAATAAGTTTTTAGATGCGATGATGTTAAGACATGCTTGCAAAGAGTTTGATTACACTAAAAAAATAAGTGAAAAAGATTTTAACGATATCTTAGAGATAGGGCGACTTAGTCCAAGCTCATTTGGGTTTGAGCCGTGGAAGTTTTTGGTTATACAAAACAAAGCATTACGTGAGAAAATAAAAGAGTTTACTTGGGGTGCTCAAGGCACTCTACCTACTGCCAGTCATTTTGTAATCATTTTAGCAAGAAAGAAAAGAGGGATGATTTATAATAGCGACTATATTCAACATATGATGAAAGATATACATAAACTACCTGCAGATGCAGTACAAATGAGAGGACAGTTTTATGAAAAGTTTCAAAAAGAAGATTTTAATTTACTAGAGAATGACAGGGCTATATTTGACTGGGCATCCAAGCAGACGTATATAGCTATGGCAAATATGATGAGCGGTGCGGCATATATGGGTATAGATTCATGTCCTATTGAAGGTTTTAAAGCACAAAAAGCTGAAGAGTTTTTGACAAAAGAGCTAGGCTTAGATACAAATGAATTTGGAGTATCCGTGATGGTTGCTTTTGGATATAGAAAAAACGAACAAAATGTTAAGAGCAGACAAAGTTTGGATGATATAGTTGAAATTTTTGATTAG
- the murD gene encoding UDP-N-acetylmuramoyl-L-alanine--D-glutamate ligase — protein MQQKRVSLFGYGGTTRSLTKLFPSAVFYDDKCNKPFKDEDGFQIRPALEFDENYSDLEIPSPGIPPFNQLIKKAKNIQSEYDIFSDTKALKIWISGTNGKTTTTQMMQHLLESKNSVAGGNIGTPLADLDTDAKIWILETSSFTMHYTNKATPNIYVLLPIKPDHLSWHGSLEEYEKSKLKPIKEMKEGEVAIIPKKYKDVKTAAHIISYENGNDLAKYFDIDAKKVKFEGAFLVDALLAMAVDKILFDRVDYEKINSFELDPHRQEELRDSKNRLWVNDTKATNIDATVAALDRYKDSFVHLILGGDDKGVELNELFVALKNYNVKIYNIGSNKDKLSKLAEEYGIDFVKCKNLLDAVDKINADLTQTQIALLSPAAASLDEYNSYAHRGNEFKEAVGKL, from the coding sequence ATGCAACAAAAAAGAGTCTCACTTTTTGGATACGGCGGTACTACCCGCTCTTTAACAAAGCTTTTTCCATCTGCCGTTTTTTATGATGACAAATGTAATAAACCATTTAAAGATGAAGATGGATTTCAAATCCGTCCTGCTTTGGAGTTTGATGAAAACTACTCGGACTTAGAGATACCAAGTCCGGGGATTCCGCCTTTTAACCAACTTATAAAAAAAGCTAAAAATATTCAAAGCGAGTATGATATTTTTTCAGATACAAAAGCTTTAAAAATCTGGATAAGCGGTACAAACGGCAAAACAACGACTACACAGATGATGCAGCATCTACTAGAGTCCAAAAATAGCGTAGCAGGCGGAAATATAGGCACACCTTTGGCAGACTTAGATACAGATGCAAAGATATGGATTTTAGAGACCAGCTCTTTTACAATGCACTATACAAATAAAGCTACTCCAAATATATACGTACTTCTGCCTATAAAACCAGACCATTTAAGCTGGCACGGCAGTCTTGAAGAATATGAAAAGTCCAAGCTAAAACCTATAAAAGAGATGAAAGAAGGCGAAGTCGCAATCATCCCTAAAAAGTATAAAGATGTAAAAACAGCTGCTCATATAATCAGCTACGAAAACGGTAATGATTTAGCAAAATATTTTGATATAGATGCAAAAAAGGTAAAATTTGAAGGTGCTTTTTTAGTAGATGCTTTGCTTGCTATGGCAGTTGATAAGATACTTTTTGACAGAGTTGATTATGAGAAGATAAACAGTTTTGAACTTGACCCTCACAGACAAGAAGAACTTAGAGATTCAAAAAACAGACTTTGGGTAAACGATACAAAAGCTACAAATATAGATGCTACAGTAGCTGCTTTAGATAGATATAAAGACTCTTTTGTGCATCTGATACTCGGCGGTGACGATAAAGGTGTTGAGTTAAATGAACTTTTTGTGGCTTTAAAAAACTACAATGTAAAAATTTACAATATCGGTTCAAACAAAGACAAACTCTCAAAACTGGCAGAAGAATACGGCATAGACTTTGTTAAATGTAAAAACTTGCTAGATGCAGTAGATAAAATAAACGCGGATTTAACACAAACCCAAATTGCCCTGCTATCACCTGCTGCCGCTTCACTTGATGAGTACAACTCATATGCCCATAGGGGAAATGAGTTTAAAGAAGCCGTCGGTAAATTATAA
- a CDS encoding permease, with amino-acid sequence MWHEFSYSFVFNTLNLQGKLADALHFFIYDTIKIWFLLITIIFAVSFLRTWVNTEYVRAHLQGKSAFYGHVAASLFGIVTPFCSCSAIPLFLGFIQARIPIGVTFSYLISAPMNNEIAIAMLFGIFGFKITLIYIVFGLSVAIFGGMLIEKLGMQKEILLDVKPIDAELEADLVKLTFKDRCKEAWSYTLDIFKKIYIYVMLGVGVGAWIHGYIPTDFIASYTGEGNPFAVIIAVLMGIPMYSNAAGVMPLVEVLTSKGMLLGTALSFMMAVTALSLPEALILKKIISLKLIAVFFGIVGFGIIAIGYIFNIIL; translated from the coding sequence GTGTGGCATGAATTTTCATATAGTTTTGTTTTTAACACTTTAAACCTTCAAGGCAAACTGGCAGATGCACTGCACTTTTTTATATACGACACTATAAAAATATGGTTTTTACTTATAACCATAATCTTTGCAGTATCGTTTTTACGCACATGGGTAAATACCGAGTACGTACGTGCGCATCTGCAAGGCAAATCTGCTTTTTACGGTCATGTTGCAGCTTCATTGTTTGGGATAGTGACACCATTTTGTTCATGTTCTGCTATCCCTTTGTTTTTAGGTTTTATCCAAGCCCGCATACCAATCGGAGTAACATTTAGTTATCTTATATCTGCACCAATGAATAATGAGATAGCGATAGCTATGCTTTTTGGAATTTTTGGTTTTAAAATAACTTTGATATATATAGTTTTTGGTTTAAGTGTAGCTATTTTTGGCGGTATGCTTATAGAGAAGTTGGGTATGCAAAAAGAGATATTACTCGATGTAAAACCTATAGATGCAGAACTTGAAGCGGATTTGGTAAAACTTACATTTAAAGACAGATGCAAAGAGGCATGGAGTTATACTTTAGATATTTTTAAAAAGATATATATCTATGTGATGCTCGGTGTTGGCGTGGGTGCTTGGATACACGGCTATATACCTACTGATTTTATAGCGTCATATACAGGGGAGGGTAACCCTTTTGCAGTTATAATAGCCGTACTTATGGGGATACCTATGTACTCAAATGCGGCAGGTGTTATGCCACTTGTTGAGGTTTTGACAAGCAAAGGGATGCTTCTTGGAACTGCACTAAGTTTTATGATGGCGGTTACCGCACTTAGTCTTCCTGAAGCCTTGATACTAAAAAAGATAATCTCTCTAAAACTAATAGCTGTATTTTTTGGGATAGTCGGCTTTGGGATAATAGCAATAGGTTATATATTTAACATAATTTTATAA
- a CDS encoding arsenate reductase ArsC, whose product MKKNVLVLCTGNSCRSIMAEALINAKLGECVDAQSSGVKASGSVNSTAKALLKHRGLWREDYHSKVIETVLDTAFDLVVTVCDHAKETCPMFPKAVKTIHVGFEDPSGKAEEEYVKTLYLIEQELLPVIKEELC is encoded by the coding sequence ATGAAAAAAAATGTATTGGTTTTATGTACAGGAAACAGTTGTCGCTCAATTATGGCAGAAGCTTTGATAAACGCTAAACTAGGGGAATGTGTAGATGCACAAAGTTCAGGTGTAAAAGCAAGCGGGAGTGTAAATTCAACAGCCAAAGCACTGCTTAAACACAGAGGTTTGTGGAGAGAGGATTACCACTCAAAAGTTATAGAGACGGTTTTAGACACTGCTTTTGATTTAGTAGTAACTGTGTGTGACCATGCAAAAGAGACTTGCCCTATGTTTCCAAAAGCGGTCAAAACTATACACGTAGGTTTCGAAGACCCAAGCGGAAAGGCAGAAGAGGAGTATGTAAAAACTCTTTATCTTATTGAACAAGAACTGCTACCTGTTATAAAAGAGGAACTTTGCTAA
- a CDS encoding phosphoribosylglycinamide formyltransferase, whose product MSLKKPSVNYKMTKIAILASHNGSGFDTLYKNAKELNISIELLISNNSDSNAIQKAKNRDIENYVVNSKTDDNPDAKIYELIKNKDCTFVYLSGYMKKISEEITNSFKVINSHPALLPKYGGKGMYGHYVHEAVIKNNEKVSGCTLHFVNEVYDDGEIILQKQIPVDADDTAISLESKIKELESQTIVEGFKRCLK is encoded by the coding sequence ATGAGTTTAAAGAAGCCGTCGGTAAATTATAAAATGACAAAAATCGCCATACTTGCTTCACATAACGGAAGCGGATTTGATACACTTTATAAAAATGCAAAAGAGTTAAATATATCTATAGAGTTGCTAATATCCAACAATTCAGACTCAAATGCGATTCAAAAAGCAAAAAACAGAGACATTGAGAACTATGTTGTAAATTCTAAAACCGACGATAATCCCGATGCAAAGATTTACGAGCTTATTAAAAATAAAGACTGCACGTTCGTATATCTCTCAGGTTATATGAAAAAAATATCTGAGGAGATTACAAACAGTTTTAAAGTTATAAATTCACATCCTGCCCTGCTTCCAAAATACGGAGGGAAAGGGATGTATGGACACTATGTACATGAAGCCGTTATAAAAAACAACGAAAAGGTAAGCGGATGCACACTCCACTTCGTAAACGAAGTATATGACGACGGTGAGATAATACTGCAAAAACAGATACCTGTAGATGCAGATGATACGGCAATTTCTCTTGAATCAAAAATAAAAGAGTTAGAGTCTCAAACTATCGTAGAGGGTTTTAAAAGATGTTTGAAGTAG
- a CDS encoding thioredoxin family protein, with amino-acid sequence MKIEILGTGCAKCNQLEAVVKEAVAKSGKFVQIEKVDDMMKIMEYQVVSTPGLVIDGKVVSTGKVLSVEEVLAFIN; translated from the coding sequence ATGAAAATAGAGATTTTAGGAACCGGATGCGCAAAGTGTAATCAACTTGAAGCTGTTGTAAAAGAGGCTGTAGCAAAAAGCGGAAAGTTTGTTCAAATAGAAAAAGTGGATGATATGATGAAAATCATGGAGTATCAGGTTGTAAGTACACCGGGACTTGTAATAGACGGCAAAGTGGTAAGTACGGGAAAAGTTTTAAGTGTAGAAGAGGTACTTGCTTTTATTAACTAA
- a CDS encoding ArsR/SmtB family transcription factor: MDVFLKSASALNDETRVLILRFLDEYGECCVCDLQSSLNMIQSRLSRHLKILKDAGFIRVDRKGTWAYYSIRSPLDKFRTEAINEIRCLDIELPKLNKISQNGDCKV, from the coding sequence TTGGATGTTTTTTTAAAAAGTGCTTCTGCTTTAAATGATGAGACAAGAGTTTTGATTTTACGTTTTTTGGATGAGTACGGCGAGTGCTGCGTTTGTGATTTGCAAAGCTCTCTAAATATGATTCAATCACGCCTCTCTAGGCATCTAAAAATTTTAAAAGATGCAGGTTTTATTAGGGTAGATAGAAAAGGAACATGGGCTTACTACTCCATAAGAAGTCCGCTTGACAAGTTTAGAACAGAGGCAATTAATGAAATAAGATGCCTTGATATAGAACTACCGAAGTTAAATAAAATATCCCAAAACGGAGATTGTAAAGTATGA
- a CDS encoding sensor domain-containing diguanylate cyclase → MEQNKIGSKQKIIISLILIFSFFFIAMIISTTVNFRDYGLKHAEEKAELTAEVLKTGLTSHMVNGMMDHREFFLNEIGNLHNISELWVARSPTVIKQYGEGFNNETPRDNIDKRVLLSGEKKSITTETPSKSFLRVTIPFVASEYGNPNCMQCHNAKEGEVLGVVSMIMDTTDIRSSSFKTILYNVAITFLVIILVFIVINRFIKPYVSIFYSIKNVMHETYRGNYGARVKVYANQESSSVARLLNEMLQKLQTTFEELDKKVYIFIKNKNYVKDSDPLKNINDTIDRLSDIYKFKQTIENDKELNDIYSRIAFILKEKFKLDDFTMTELDVVNKTKKIVYTEKKYSCDILNGECRADRIHASVDSSIFPASCERYYGEDGSEHICTPYSISNDLTLILTIVTTNKNDTDRVRAIMSDIEDYITTARPAIVSKKLMQILNTMARVDQLTGMYNRKFLDEFVDVSIPQALRAKTSYAVLMIDIDYFKMINDTYGHDIGDEAIRVVSKVIKDQIRKSDIAIRYGGEEFLALLYNCDKENILKIAEAIRIEFSKQKIQANGETFSKTLSIGCSQFPQDSESIWKCIKFADISLYKAKRDGRNQVIMFDKEMLNESDLGDSF, encoded by the coding sequence GTGGAACAAAACAAAATCGGCTCTAAACAAAAGATTATAATCTCCCTTATTTTAATCTTTTCATTCTTTTTTATAGCTATGATAATCAGTACGACCGTCAATTTTAGAGACTATGGTTTAAAACATGCTGAAGAAAAAGCAGAACTTACGGCAGAAGTTTTAAAGACGGGTCTTACATCTCATATGGTTAACGGTATGATGGATCACAGAGAGTTCTTTTTAAACGAGATAGGAAACCTGCATAATATAAGCGAACTTTGGGTAGCTCGCTCACCTACGGTTATTAAACAATACGGTGAAGGTTTTAACAACGAAACCCCAAGGGACAATATTGATAAAAGGGTACTTCTAAGCGGAGAAAAAAAGTCAATAACTACGGAAACTCCAAGCAAAAGTTTTTTACGCGTAACTATACCTTTTGTTGCATCCGAGTATGGAAACCCAAACTGTATGCAGTGCCATAACGCTAAAGAGGGGGAAGTCCTAGGTGTTGTAAGTATGATTATGGATACTACGGATATTCGCAGCAGCAGTTTCAAAACCATACTTTACAATGTTGCAATAACCTTTTTGGTAATTATCCTTGTTTTTATCGTAATCAACAGATTTATAAAACCGTATGTCAGTATTTTTTACTCCATTAAAAATGTTATGCATGAGACATATAGAGGAAATTACGGAGCCAGAGTTAAAGTATATGCCAATCAAGAAAGCAGTTCGGTTGCAAGACTGTTAAACGAGATGCTTCAAAAACTTCAAACTACATTTGAAGAGTTGGACAAAAAAGTATATATATTCATAAAAAACAAAAACTATGTAAAAGACAGCGACCCGCTTAAAAATATTAACGATACTATAGATAGATTATCGGATATTTACAAGTTCAAACAGACTATAGAAAACGATAAAGAGTTAAACGATATATATAGCAGAATTGCATTTATACTAAAAGAGAAATTTAAACTCGATGATTTTACTATGACCGAACTAGATGTTGTAAACAAAACAAAAAAAATTGTATATACCGAGAAAAAATACAGTTGTGATATATTAAACGGAGAGTGCCGTGCAGACAGGATACATGCCAGTGTGGATTCGAGCATATTTCCTGCATCTTGTGAGAGATATTACGGCGAAGACGGAAGCGAACATATATGTACACCGTACAGCATCTCAAATGATTTAACCTTAATCTTGACTATTGTAACGACAAACAAAAACGATACGGATAGGGTAAGAGCTATTATGAGTGATATAGAAGACTATATCACTACGGCAAGACCTGCTATAGTAAGCAAGAAACTGATGCAGATTTTAAACACTATGGCAAGAGTTGACCAACTAACGGGAATGTATAACCGTAAGTTTTTAGATGAGTTTGTAGATGTTTCTATCCCTCAGGCTCTGCGTGCAAAAACAAGCTATGCCGTTTTAATGATAGATATAGATTATTTCAAAATGATTAACGATACATACGGTCACGATATCGGGGATGAGGCTATAAGGGTAGTATCTAAAGTTATAAAAGACCAGATAAGAAAATCGGACATAGCTATCAGATACGGCGGGGAAGAGTTTTTGGCACTTTTATACAACTGCGACAAAGAGAATATTTTAAAAATTGCAGAAGCAATTAGAATAGAGTTCTCAAAACAAAAAATCCAAGCCAACGGCGAGACGTTTTCTAAAACCCTAAGTATCGGTTGTTCCCAGTTTCCGCAAGACAGTGAGAGTATTTGGAAGTGTATAAAATTTGCAGATATCTCTTTATATAAAGCAAAACGAGACGGAAGAAATCAAGTTATAATGTTTGATAAAGAGATGCTAAATGAATCGGATTTAGGTGATAGTTTTTAA
- the mraY gene encoding phospho-N-acetylmuramoyl-pentapeptide-transferase has protein sequence MLYWLYETFNINLLGYITIRAGVSFFLALFFVLYFMPKFIRWAQKTSSTQPINGWAPERHQAKASTPTMGGIVFISATVLASVLTIDFANLYTIGALLTLILFSLIGFQDDYAKIKKNENLAGLKARTKLLLQIISALVIACFLCLFVNFNTELYIPFIKTPVMDMGSYSIVLWIIVIIAASNAVNLTDGLDGLATVPSITALSSFSIIIYITGHAKISEYLLLPNFQVGEVTIISTALMGALTGFLWHNCHPAEVFMGDSGSLTIGAFLGYLAIISKSEILLLLIGSIFVIETLSVILQVGSYKLRKKRVFLMAPIHHHFEMKNWAENKIIVRFWIISVLSNLIALITLKIR, from the coding sequence TTGCTATATTGGCTATACGAAACCTTTAATATCAACCTACTTGGATACATAACTATACGTGCCGGTGTATCTTTTTTTCTTGCTCTGTTTTTTGTCCTTTATTTTATGCCAAAATTCATCCGCTGGGCTCAAAAAACATCAAGTACCCAACCGATTAACGGCTGGGCACCTGAGCGTCATCAAGCTAAAGCATCTACCCCTACTATGGGTGGTATAGTTTTTATATCTGCTACCGTATTGGCATCTGTATTAACTATCGATTTTGCAAACCTCTACACTATCGGGGCATTGCTGACACTTATACTTTTTTCGCTTATAGGTTTTCAAGACGACTATGCAAAAATAAAAAAGAATGAAAACTTAGCAGGACTAAAAGCCAGAACAAAACTTCTTTTACAAATAATATCTGCTCTTGTTATCGCTTGTTTCTTATGTCTTTTCGTCAACTTTAACACGGAGTTGTATATTCCCTTTATAAAAACACCAGTAATGGATATGGGTAGTTATTCCATAGTCTTATGGATTATAGTAATCATAGCCGCTTCAAATGCGGTAAACCTTACCGATGGACTTGACGGACTTGCAACCGTACCTTCAATAACCGCTCTTTCAAGTTTTAGCATCATCATCTATATAACCGGACATGCCAAAATAAGCGAATATCTTTTACTGCCAAACTTTCAAGTTGGAGAAGTCACTATAATCTCAACTGCACTTATGGGTGCGTTGACAGGTTTTTTATGGCATAACTGCCATCCTGCGGAAGTCTTTATGGGTGATAGCGGTTCACTCACAATCGGAGCATTTTTAGGTTACTTGGCAATTATTTCTAAGAGTGAAATCTTACTACTTCTGATAGGCTCTATTTTTGTTATAGAGACTCTTTCCGTAATCCTTCAAGTGGGAAGTTATAAACTGCGTAAAAAAAGAGTCTTTTTAATGGCACCTATTCATCATCACTTTGAGATGAAAAACTGGGCTGAAAATAAGATTATCGTTAGGTTTTGGATAATATCGGTTTTATCCAATTTGATTGCACTGATTACATTAAAGATTCGTTGA
- the gpmI gene encoding 2,3-bisphosphoglycerate-independent phosphoglycerate mutase, protein MSKKAVLVITDGIGYSPKTEHNAFYNANKPTYDKLFANTPHSLIDTFGLSVGLPEGQMGNSEVGHMTIGSGRILYQDLVKISLSLQENTLKDNDVFQTLLSSSNRLHLIGLMSDGGVHSHIEHFMGIADLAAAQNKEVFLHLITDGRDVSPTSAQKYLEIVEKHTNTNVKIASISGRFYTMDRDNRWERVQLGYDAIVNANPKTQYTPEGYIGNSYALGDTDEFVMPTAFEGYEGMQDGDSVLTINFRSDRMREIVSAIGDSAFSGFETKRLDVNLTTITEYDKSFSYPVLFKKEAPKNTLAEVISQKGLRQLHTAETEKYAHVTFFLNGGIDEPYENETRVLIPSPDVKTYDMKPDMSANEVGEVVLKAMDDEYDFVVVNFANGDMVGHTGDFEAAKIAVETVDAQLGKIYEKAKEKAYAFILTSDHGNCEEMKDDKGNVLTNHTVGKVWCFVEAEGVSKVESGGLNNIAPTVLNLMDIEIPSEMDHSLV, encoded by the coding sequence TTGTCAAAAAAAGCAGTATTGGTTATTACAGACGGCATTGGCTACAGTCCCAAAACTGAGCACAATGCTTTTTATAATGCAAATAAACCGACTTATGACAAACTTTTTGCAAATACACCGCATTCCTTGATAGATACTTTTGGACTTAGTGTAGGATTGCCCGAAGGTCAAATGGGTAATTCTGAGGTCGGACATATGACCATCGGAAGCGGTAGGATTTTGTATCAAGATTTAGTAAAGATTTCACTCTCACTTCAGGAAAATACTCTAAAAGATAATGATGTTTTTCAAACTTTGCTAAGTAGTTCAAACAGGTTGCATCTGATAGGACTTATGAGTGACGGCGGGGTACACTCTCACATAGAACACTTTATGGGTATAGCAGATTTGGCAGCTGCTCAAAATAAAGAGGTGTTTTTGCATCTTATTACGGACGGAAGAGACGTAAGCCCGACTTCAGCCCAAAAATATCTTGAAATTGTTGAAAAACATACAAATACAAATGTTAAAATTGCGTCTATCAGCGGTAGATTTTATACTATGGACAGAGATAACAGATGGGAGAGAGTACAGCTTGGTTACGATGCTATAGTAAATGCCAATCCTAAAACACAATATACTCCCGAGGGATATATCGGAAACTCGTATGCATTAGGAGATACGGATGAATTTGTAATGCCTACTGCATTTGAAGGTTATGAGGGTATGCAAGATGGTGACAGTGTTTTGACGATAAACTTTAGAAGTGATAGGATGCGTGAGATAGTTTCTGCTATAGGCGATAGTGCTTTTAGCGGTTTTGAGACAAAACGTTTAGATGTAAATCTAACTACCATTACAGAATATGATAAAAGTTTTTCTTATCCCGTTTTATTTAAAAAAGAAGCGCCGAAAAATACTTTGGCTGAAGTTATATCGCAAAAAGGTTTAAGACAACTTCATACGGCTGAAACTGAAAAGTATGCCCATGTAACTTTTTTCTTAAACGGTGGAATTGATGAGCCGTATGAGAATGAAACCAGAGTTTTAATACCTAGCCCTGATGTAAAAACATACGATATGAAACCTGATATGAGTGCAAATGAGGTTGGGGAAGTAGTTCTAAAAGCTATGGACGATGAGTATGATTTTGTAGTAGTAAACTTTGCAAACGGTGATATGGTCGGGCATACTGGAGATTTTGAAGCGGCAAAAATTGCGGTTGAGACTGTAGATGCACAACTTGGTAAGATTTACGAGAAAGCAAAAGAAAAAGCTTATGCCTTTATCTTGACAAGCGATCATGGAAACTGTGAAGAGATGAAAGATGATAAGGGAAATGTTTTAACAAACCACACAGTCGGAAAAGTATGGTGTTTTGTTGAGGCAGAGGGTGTAAGTAAAGTTGAATCAGGCGGATTGAATAATATTGCACCTACTGTTTTAAACCTTATGGATATAGAGATTCCCTCAGAGATGGATCATAGTCTAGTATAA
- a CDS encoding trimeric intracellular cation channel family protein — MFEVAEYIGIVAFAMSGFFVATRAKLDLLGILISTFLTALGGGIIRDISVDTTPFTFSHNYPGIMVLSVMILMILFKFHKRNSFENKSYFILSDSIGLISFSISGAIIAIEHNLNFTGVLAISFITAVGGGIVRDVILNEVPFVFKTGFYGTVALLMAICVYVLNIFDFINIVTLSLLFILGVVLRLIAFYKKWSIPLK, encoded by the coding sequence ATGTTTGAAGTAGCCGAGTATATAGGGATAGTTGCATTTGCAATGAGTGGTTTTTTTGTAGCAACTCGTGCTAAACTTGATCTGCTTGGCATTTTAATATCTACATTTTTAACGGCTCTGGGCGGTGGAATAATCCGTGATATCTCCGTAGATACTACACCTTTTACATTTTCACATAACTATCCCGGGATTATGGTTTTAAGCGTAATGATTTTAATGATTTTATTTAAATTTCACAAACGTAACTCTTTTGAGAATAAATCATACTTTATCTTAAGTGATTCTATCGGACTAATTTCTTTTAGCATCAGCGGTGCAATCATCGCTATAGAACATAACCTGAATTTTACCGGTGTTCTTGCAATCTCTTTTATAACCGCAGTTGGCGGAGGGATTGTCAGAGATGTGATTTTAAACGAAGTACCTTTTGTATTTAAAACGGGGTTTTACGGTACTGTCGCATTGCTGATGGCTATATGTGTGTATGTTTTAAATATCTTTGATTTTATAAACATTGTGACTCTGTCTTTATTGTTTATACTAGGGGTTGTTTTAAGACTTATAGCTTTTTATAAAAAATGGTCGATTCCATTAAAATAA